The Allorhodopirellula heiligendammensis genome includes a window with the following:
- a CDS encoding response regulator transcription factor — translation MSLPPDYPDPSEACTADTVGAKSILLVDDTEVLRERLAMAMRSRGLEALTAGNYEEAVSIFQRNPCDLAVLDLRMPGRSGLDLLRRLLQIKPDCRIIMLSGFGSIPASIDAVRAGAVNFLSKPADADDILSAFVRGDEPIVPEGGLAFPAPSLARNEWEHIHRVLADCNNNISEAARRLGIHRRSLQRKLRKRAPIDPKTPGAEDFFDGEAEFEGDEE, via the coding sequence GTGAGTTTACCTCCTGATTATCCCGATCCGTCGGAAGCTTGTACCGCCGACACGGTCGGAGCGAAGTCAATTCTTTTAGTCGACGACACGGAAGTACTCCGCGAGCGACTCGCGATGGCGATGCGGAGCCGCGGTCTCGAGGCCCTCACGGCAGGAAATTACGAGGAAGCGGTCAGCATCTTTCAGCGTAATCCCTGCGATCTCGCGGTGCTGGATTTGCGGATGCCCGGTCGCAGCGGCCTCGATCTGCTGCGCAGGCTGCTGCAAATCAAACCGGATTGCCGGATCATCATGCTCTCAGGTTTCGGCAGCATCCCGGCCTCAATCGATGCCGTCCGCGCCGGCGCGGTCAACTTTTTGAGCAAACCCGCCGACGCAGACGACATTCTATCTGCCTTCGTCCGCGGCGATGAACCTATCGTCCCAGAAGGCGGCTTGGCATTCCCCGCGCCTTCCCTGGCCCGCAACGAGTGGGAGCATATTCACCGTGTCCTCGCCGACTGCAATAACAACATCTCCGAAGCCGCGAGGCGATTGGGAATTCATCGCCGATCACTCCAGCGTAAACTTCGCAAGCGTGCACCAATCGATCCCAAAACTCCAGGAGCAGAAGATTTTTTTGATGGCGAGGCAGAGTTTGAAGGCGATGAGGAGTGA
- a CDS encoding bifunctional GNAT family N-acetyltransferase/carbon-nitrogen hydrolase family protein, producing the protein METLDLAKFEWKTVVRQLTRDDFDALTALAEKCFPGMPTFGREELESQLEIFPEGQIVVEIDGKIAASSSSLILEYDAGLEWHNWKAISDSGFIRNHKPKGDTLYGIEIMVDPEFRGMKLSRRLYDARKDLCRRMNLAQIIIGGRIPGYHRRADEMSAREYIDSVLEKNNYDPVLTAQLSNGFIVRGLIPNYLPSDTESCGYATYAIWTNLEHIPGAKRRFHHVIEPIRVCVVQYQLRTIKNFDEFAQQCEFFLDTASDYKCDFVLFPELFTTQLLSCVDATRPGQAARQLAAFTPQYLDLFTEMAVKYDLNVIGGSQFVIENDTLYNVAYLFRRDGSIGKQYKIHITPSERKWWGVNPGKSVEVFDTDCGRIAIQICYDIEFPELTRIATQKGASIVFVPFNTDTQHGYLRVRYCSQARCIENHLYVAISGCTGNLPFVENSDIHYAQSGIFTPADAEFAREAVAAECNPNVETLIIHDLDFEQLRRHREQGSVQNWNDRKRDLYKIVYEEDGKSYEV; encoded by the coding sequence ATGGAAACGCTTGACCTCGCCAAATTCGAATGGAAAACAGTCGTTCGGCAGTTGACGAGAGATGACTTTGACGCCCTGACGGCTTTGGCAGAGAAGTGTTTTCCAGGGATGCCCACGTTTGGTCGTGAAGAGCTCGAGAGCCAGCTTGAGATTTTCCCAGAAGGCCAGATCGTCGTTGAGATTGACGGCAAGATTGCCGCCTCCTCATCGAGTCTGATATTGGAATATGATGCCGGCTTGGAATGGCACAACTGGAAAGCGATCTCTGACTCCGGCTTCATTCGCAATCACAAACCCAAGGGGGACACGCTCTATGGGATTGAGATCATGGTCGATCCCGAGTTTCGCGGCATGAAGCTGTCGCGGCGTCTCTACGATGCCCGCAAAGATCTCTGTCGCCGTATGAATCTCGCTCAGATCATCATTGGCGGCCGGATCCCAGGCTACCATCGCCGGGCCGATGAGATGTCCGCGCGCGAATATATCGACAGTGTTCTGGAAAAGAATAACTACGATCCTGTGCTCACCGCCCAACTGTCCAACGGGTTTATTGTCCGCGGCCTGATTCCGAACTACCTACCCTCGGACACGGAATCGTGCGGCTACGCTACGTACGCCATTTGGACGAACCTGGAACATATTCCGGGCGCCAAACGCCGCTTTCATCATGTGATCGAACCGATTCGCGTGTGCGTCGTGCAGTACCAGTTGAGGACCATCAAGAACTTTGACGAATTTGCTCAGCAGTGCGAGTTCTTTTTGGATACGGCATCAGACTACAAATGCGACTTCGTGCTGTTTCCTGAGTTGTTCACAACGCAGCTGCTTTCATGCGTTGACGCGACCCGTCCCGGCCAAGCCGCCCGGCAGCTCGCGGCGTTCACGCCGCAGTACCTCGATCTATTTACGGAGATGGCTGTGAAGTACGATCTTAACGTGATTGGCGGGTCTCAGTTCGTAATCGAGAATGACACGCTCTACAACGTGGCTTATCTATTCCGCCGCGATGGCTCGATTGGCAAACAATACAAAATCCATATCACGCCAAGTGAGCGAAAATGGTGGGGAGTGAATCCGGGCAAGTCGGTTGAGGTATTTGATACTGATTGTGGGCGAATCGCGATCCAAATCTGCTATGACATCGAGTTTCCCGAGCTCACACGCATCGCGACCCAAAAAGGAGCCTCGATTGTCTTTGTTCCGTTCAATACCGATACCCAACACGGCTATCTGCGCGTGAGATATTGCTCGCAAGCACGGTGTATTGAAAACCATTTATACGTCGCGATTTCAGGTTGCACGGGCAACCTCCCGTTCGTCGAAAACTCAGACATCCACTACGCACAGTCCGGGATCTTCACGCCTGCTGACGCTGAGTTTGCTCGGGAGGCTGTCGCGGCGGAATGCAACCCGAACGTGGAAACGTTGATCATTCACGACCTCGACTTTGAGCAACTCCGCCGACACCGCGAACAAGGATCCGTCCAAAATTGGAACGACCGCAAACGGGATCTCTACAAGATCGTTTACGAAGAAGACGGCAAGAGCTACGAAGTATAG